In the genome of Zea mays subsp. mays mitochondrion, complete genome, the window CTTAATGTTTCGCTTGCCTTCTACACTTCTGCAATGGGAGTCACCACATGAGATGCTATTTTTCACCTTTCGCTATTATTCGCTCTTGCGTGTCTTTGGAGCCCGATCTTTCCCTTGCTTACGCCCCTAGAAACTCCGTGAAAAAACCACCTCGTTTTTCCATAAATAAAGGATTCCTAATAAAGTTTTTACATATCATATCCCAGCGGTATTTTTTTAATAATTTTTGCATAAATAAAGTATAATTTCCACAAAATAACACTTTTAGGCGCCCACTTGAAATTCAACTTAACGTTGGACGTTGACCAGGCCCTCTCTATTGCCAGAATTGGGGACTGGCTCTTCTCCACAACTAGAAAACACAGAACTGCCAGAGGTTTGGTCATAACCAGCACGCACCCTCGCCAATTTCGTTCTAAGCTCAATCCAAGATTGTGATCGGGTTGCCTTTCGATATAACTTGGTTCAAGCTTGGATCCAGTGGATAGATACTTTAAACGATGGTAGGAACGGGAGCTACCCTGGATCACTTGAGGAAGTAAGAACGCAAGTCTCTCAGTTGAAATTAGATCGTTCCAGGATAATAGCTGAAGCGGCTGAGAACTCCCAAAGAGAAGAGAACCAGCTTAAGGAGCAGGTATCCGGAGTATCAGCAAGCTATAAATAGCTTTAGGATTGTATGAATAGAGTTGAGGATCAAGTATCCCTCATATTTAGATCCCCCGTTGGGAAAAGCCCCTTTTTTAAATCCTTTCACGCTTTCCCTTTGCCGAAGGCCGGCCTCTTTAGTTCCTACGTTTTCGGAAAAGAAGGTGAGACGCTAGCTAGCAACGGGAAAAAACGAGTAGTTAAAGATGTGAATGTAAGACTACTCGAAAGTACTTCCATTTTTATTATATTATATAGTTTCTAATAGAGAGTACAGTTGTATCTATGTGCGAAACGACGAAAGAAAGATGGAAGGCCCAAAGAGCTCTACAGTAGTGCCCCGGAATGGGGTCGTAGAGCCGGTAACCCACTCTGTTTAGTATTTTGATTTCGTTCAAGGTGTTGCTCTGTCAAATAGAGATTGTGTGGGTGTTCAGTCTACCACTCATGTTCACGTTCTACAAATCTAAGGGAGTGCTCCTAGACTGGACGACTTCCCGTAAATAACCTAGTTCATGTTCCTTTGAAAGAAATAAAATGAAAGCTTTTGAAGCGAAGATGTCAACGCGGTGCTAGGTTTGCGCCGGCCACGATTATTTATAAGTATATTGGAAAGAAGAGTGACTAGGCTACGGTCTAACTTTTTCTTCCTAGCGGAGTTCAATACGAAAATAAAGGCGCTCCGCGTTGGGAATGGCGTACGTAGTACGGGTGGTATTTCCGGTATAACTGATCAGGGTTGTTCTGAAAGCAAGTCAATTGGTGCTTTGGAAAGTGAGTGCCAGAGGCTAGTCACTGCTTGGTTTACAGAAGGGAAGGAAGAAAGAGATACCGAAGCAGATTCAGTATAGAAAAGAAGAAATTGATACCATTCATTCCAGCTTATTTGATACCCACTTAAAGTTTCTATCAAACCATGTCTTTTTCTTCGAACGTCAATCTCGTAGGAATTTAGATTGGAAGTGTGGTATTGAAGGGCGAAGCCTTTACTCTTTTACTTGTTTCTTTGAATATAATATAACATAGTATTGACTACGCACTTCGAAAGATAATGGTGTATTCCGAGGATCAGTCCGTTTTTTATTGAATTCGCAAATTGATAGATCTGGATGATTAAAAGAATGATTCTTCCCTGGGTATTTCCCCGCTACCATTATGGAAATTGGAGCTTTTCAATTCCATTTTGGAGATGCTCGTAACGATTTTTTTCTTTTGGGTGGGCAAGAAAAGGATTTGACTCTTGAAGATATCAACTCATACGCCTGCTCCATACATTAAAAAACATTTTGGGTACTTTCTATTAGAATGGATAAATAGAAATGGGTACATTCCTCTTTCTCTTTCCTGGCCAAACTACCAAAAAAAAAGAAGAGAGAGAGCTGTAAGAGCGGTAAAAGCAAGCTCGGTGGCCCGGTTCACTACAGGTTGATGTATCCTTTTGAAAGAAAAGTCAATCTCTCTAAAAAATAAGCACTTCAACAAGTCAGGGCCCTTTTTTATACAACTCCTATGCGTAATTGATAGCTTTTTGGTATTCTCCATATATACTACTAGGTACGAAATAACAGGAAAGATAGAAATAGTGACTTTGGCTTCAAATAGAGAGCAGCTTAAAGGGAAGGAGGACAGCTCTGAAAAAATAACTGAACACTGGCTAGGAACTGGGCTGCACTAAGCCCGGCACTTTTTGGGCTTCTTCATGAATCTCGTTTTCAGGTAAGGTCAGACTTATTGAATATATATCTGAAAGAAAGCAAAGGAATGAATCGTTTTTCCAATTACCTTCTCTCGAAAACCATAGATCTTCTGGTTACCATTGACTATCCGGCACTTTCGTCTGTAGAGCGAAGCAAGAAATTGCATGGAAGGGCTTGCCCTGCTAATATCAGCCTTGTTTGGAACAATAGATGCAATCCATTTCAGTGTATGTCACTGAGTTCACCATTGCAGTTGAGACGTCAGGCAATTGAGCGTTCCCTAGAGTTTGGTTCAAAGGCTAAGGACTCCCCGCCGCCTTCATAAGGGCACTAAGGCGGAGCACGGAAAAGAAAATGGGGCACCCATGTTTTACCAGTCCCGGATCTCAGGGCCGTTTTGCACATGAACGAAATCGAATTTCATTGCGGGAAATTTGGATTTCATGAGGGAGGAAAAGGCAAGGCGGAGGGTGGAGAGTCGTACAATGCATTGGTGGGATGAAGGTGCTAGCTTGGCTGAGATAGGAAGTTTCGATGTGTATGTAGATTTGGTTCTAGTGCCCCCACCCTTTTCGAGATCTGTCAGGATTTAAAAGATGTTATAGTGTAAACTATAGAGAAATGGAATGAATGAAATGTATCTAAGAAGAAAGGAAGCCATGCTCCATCCTGTTTATAAAAAGAACATCACCTCCCTTCCCTTTTTGGTTAGATACCGCTCCGTTAGGTACTAATGCTTCTACCTATCACCCTCCGGGTGAGTTTGAGAGCTGTGTTTTTTCCAACGTTAATAGCATTCCGCGAGAAAAGAGAAAAGTCATCTACTGATGTTGTCAGCGGAGTCCCTCGTCCATCCATGTATGAATAGCGGTATCCCCCATTTTGGACAGTGATGAGGTAGTCGACGCAATTTGCATGTGTATTTGCGTTCGGCTTTGCTACTTTCCTTCTAGACTATAAAAGAATGTCCGCGGAAGGGAATAGTCTACGTGGCCCGGGCCCGGGGTAGTCTTTCAATTCCTTTATCGGGTGGGAGAGTTTAGAACCTGTTAAGCCAATAGCTGCAGCTTTAGTCACACTAGCTACATCAGTGGATCATGGATTTAGCATACCACCTCAGAATAGTCTACGTGGCCCCTACTTTTATTTTACTACTTTTTTTTCCAGTAATGCAGACAGCCCTTTTTAAAGCGCTAGGCCGGGCAGTTGGTACGAAAACAGAACCATTAGTGGAGTAAGATCCCGATCAAAGCAGAGCGGTCTAATCGAAATAATCATATCTAAGAGCAGGCAGGCACACGACTGGATATCAAAGGTGGGGCTCCCCTCCTCTACTCTACTCTACTCTACTAAATGAAATGAAATAGTATTTGTATTTGGGTCGTCTTTGTGTTCGATTCGAATAGAAGCGCCATTGTCATCCGCTGCAGTTCTTCATAGTCCGTCCTAGTAAGCTGGTAGGTTGGTGGATGTGAACATAAACTCCTCATATTTCCTACTGTTGCTTCCTGTATAAAGGAAGAGTTGTCAGACAATGATACTCTTTCCAAATCTGCAATCTTCGTCGTTGTAATGCCTCAGTCATCAATAGTAGATAGTTGCTCAACTATGCAATAAGGATTTTCCTCTCCTCACAGATTGGAGGACTTTCACTTGACTCACTAGTGGGTTTTGCCTCGGGAAACAAGAATATGGATTTGAGCAAGTCTGTTTTCCCATGGGCCTACTACCTGCTATTTTCAAAGCGTAGAGGACCCGCCTTTCTGATCAAAGTATGCTTCCCTTATGGGCGAAACCACTGAATCGGACGGATCCTTTTTTCTTGGATTGACCAGGCCAGCTTCTCCACCCAATTCTTTTCTTACGAGACGAGATAGGCACAGTGTCAGGGTCATGTGATGTGAATGGTTTGTTTGATCTGTTTCTTGTCCCTATGGGTTCGATTGGCAATCAGGATATCGGTCGCTTGGCACTAGTCGAATAGGCGATTCAGTCGTGATAGTGCCATCCCTTGCCCCTTGGAGTGAGTTGAAAGCACTCTTCCAGCTCTTGATTCGCGGAATTCATTACGAAGCAAGATTTCATTTCATTTCCATTTACGTCATTAGCAAAACAAGCAAGATTCACCTCAGGATACGACGAATTCTGGAACACTTCCTTGATTGATATATGCATTTTCTAGAGCAGGCACCATTGACTGCTTCTTCAACGTCTATACTATACGAGACGAGACGAGTTATTGTACGAGTCAAGCTTGCTCCAGACCAAGCTCACTTTACACGGGCTTAGAACTCAACCTGACCCAACAAGAAAACGGATAGACGCAGCGCAACGGCTTGATAGCCTGACTCAGCAAGAGGCGAGGATGCACGTGACTAACTAAAACAGCTTTCGCGCTATCAACTTCTTTGATCGAACCTGGCCTGGCGATTGAAGCATTCGAGATATAGAAGAAACTGCCCAAGTCAACCGGATATTCCAAAGCAAGGGTTATGAATCAAAAGAGAAGTGCCAGCTGGATCTCTGGTTCAAAGTTCAGGGCATGGAATTGATTCGTATGCTCGTTCTCTCGCTGAGCAGAACCATCTCTGTCTGAGAAGACCCAGTCTCCCAGTGTTTCTAGAAAAGGAAATCCCATTCGTCAACCTAAATGGAAGGGCAGGTAAGGGAAGGCCAGCAGGAAATTCAGTAAGTAAGGTATCTCAGTGCCAGTGCTCTCCGGTTTCAAGTTGATGCGGGCAGTCGTGGGGACAGGCAAAGCTGGGATGCCTTACTAGCAGGAATGAAAAGGTATGTATGAACCAACAAAGGTCAAGTAGACGAACACATATCCACTCCACTAGAGAAAGCGTCGAACCAGGGAAGAATGAATGGTTAGAACCAGTCAAGGGTGCCGTACTCATGCCTACGGGGAAAGAGACTGATCCGTATCTGATACGCCTTCACTTCTTTCGAGCTTCTTATTCGATTTCTTAAATGACTTCTTCGGGCCTTACCCTAGACTACCTTCACTTAACTTAATGCAGAAGCCAGAGTTCGAGGAAAGCGGTAGTTGGTTATTTCGGGATGAATTTCTATTTCTAAAATGTGGATGAACATAAATGGACGGAAACGAGAAAAATGCATAATTCATATAAGTTCATTCGAAAGAATGAGGATTCATGATGTCTCTTCCCAACCATTCTTCCTGAGGAAGGCACCTCCGATCGAGTCCTTAGCGCCATGGATATTCTTCGCAGTGCCTTTGGATGCTTCTCAGAAACCGCCTCTTTCCACTGGCTATATGAAATTCCAAATGAGACTTCCCTGCGTCGCCAAAGGAATGGGAAACTTCTTGGTTCGAAACCTTTGATCCTATGCCGCCTGTCTGAAAATAAATATAAGCAAGGCACCTATGACTACGAATCCGAAGGCCAAGCATGCGGATTTGACATGGTTTCCCACTTTTCTCAGAGTCACTGGGCAATAGAAAAGTATACAAGCACATTTCCAATCTACATAAAGATACCAACCAGGTATCTACTTCAAAGACAGGGCGTCGGCGATCCTCTACTATTAAGAGACAGATAACAATGGTGCCGACAGAGATGGACAGAACTGCAGAGAATACCTCTCCGGAGAAGTCCTTACATGTCTCAAACTAAATAAATCCAACCAATAGTGAAACTGAAACAAAAAACACGTCTCTTACACACGAGAGACACTGTTGAGTCTCTCTATACTATTTTCAGTATAGAGTCGGGGTACACTCAACAAAGAAAAATCCCGAACAAGAACAAAGAATGGAAGATATTATGAGCACGATTCGCATATTGTTGCCCTTGCGTAAGCAGATTACCGGATATTTTGACAAACCGAGCCTTTCTCTTAATCGAGATTCTACTAATGAGTTCTTAAGCACCTTTCTAAAAACTTACATCGAGGATATTCATGATTTCCATTTCATCGATGAAGATCCTATAGATCGGGGAGAATCCTCTTTATCATTAGACAATAAGAATACAACTTATTACGAGGCTGATGCAAGTGATGAAGAAATGGATATAACAGATGGGATAGAGGGAATCATAGGGGGTACTAATCGAGGCCACAACGGTGGTGGCGACGGTGAAGCTCTATTCATTCAAATAAGCAGGTTACTTATGAAATATATAAAGTATTATATACTCAACATAACACATACCTATGATGCCATGCCTTGGTGGGTAAGCGGGATACCATGGTGGATGGCTGAGAGTATCCTCACACTCTTATCGTTAGTATGTATACATTCTATACTTCAATTTAATCCTCTTATCTATAAGGGCAATCGATGTGATATTATTTATAAGGTGCCGGATATTACATTAATAGGAATAACCAACCATATAACAAAGGAACCAATTAAACAGCTACAATGGCTCTATTCTCTGACACCTGATAACTATCCTACTAAATGGATCTATAGACTAAGAAATCTCTTTAGT includes:
- the orf115-a1 gene encoding hypothetical protein, which codes for MDILRSAFGCFSETASFHWLYEIPNETSLRRQRNGKLLGSKPLILCRLSENKYKQGTYDYESEGQACGFDMVSHFSQSHWAIEKYTSTFPIYIKIPTRYLLQRQGVGDPLLLRDR
- the orf444 gene encoding hypothetical protein, which encodes MEDIMSTIRILLPLRKQITGYFDKPSLSLNRDSTNEFLSTFLKTYIEDIHDFHFIDEDPIDRGESSLSLDNKNTTYYEADASDEEMDITDGIEGIIGGTNRGHNGGGDGEALFIQISRLLMKYIKYYILNITHTYDAMPWWVSGIPWWMAESILTLLSLVCIHSILQFNPLIYKGNRCDIIYKVPDITLIGITNHITKEPIKQLQWLYSLTPDNYPTKWIYRLRNLFSYDENIPYRIGFLRIKCSLGLRSIKGLVLSDSVLYQYAHLGAGLKSLIPQSRVAIFMQVATRHFDERHRKYLYGFFNILVYSGVGLVVWYYITPHLIPDLGFFRGVNLDSFKDPASVVDGYKRVSYIFTKDVVKTVLRTCRNDTFFHNLLNEESIQFFDNEIISITDLNSNRHLNLDHFEEVEANKLDLVACIAVGIMSATFIATNLLPPGTTTIVQ